Within the Geotoga petraea genome, the region TTTGAAGCTTTTTCCCTTAATTCATTCCTACCCTTTTTTGTCATATTTAAAACATCACGTATTATTACAATAAGCCGCGTGTCTCTATTACACGCGGCGACTATTTCAGTAATAATTTTTTCATCAATCATTCTCTTGGTTCTTCCACCTGTTTAACAGCTACTTTAAATTTTATTCCAGTTCTTGTTTCTTCACCAACTTCCACTTCAACAAATCCTGGAATAACATATATTTCTTTTTGTTCATTTTCAATAAATCTTCTCGCAATTGCAATTGCTTTAACTGCTTGGTTTACAGCCCCGGCTCCTATAGCCTGAATTTCAACTTCATCAGTCTTTGAAAGAACTCCTGCGATTGCCCCTGCAACTTTATTTGGCGCTGAAGAATGACTGACTTTTAAAATTTCCATCTCGAGCTTTCCCCCTTCATGTGTAAATTCTTATATATATTTTACCATACAATTAATTCTTTTCAAAATAAATATTATAATAAAGTTATATTATTTTTACCTTTTCTCTTTGAGTCATAAAGAAACTCATCTGCTCTTTTTACACAATTATAGATATTTTCATTAGTTTTGTAAACAGCTCCAGCTGAAAAAGACGCCTCTGTCGATCCATTAAAGTCCATTTGAATTGCTTTTATTATATCGTACATAATTTCTTCATTCACATCATTCAAAAAAAGAACAAATTCATCTCCTCCATATCTAAATATATGGTCAGATCTTCTTATATGCTTAAAAACAATCTCTGAAAATTCCATCAAAATTTTATCCCCATAATCATGTCCGAATTTATCGTTTATTTTCTTAAAATCGTCTATATCTATCATTATTATTCCTATATTCTCTTCATTTGATAAGGTTATTTTGTCTAAATATTTTTCAAAACTGTTTCTATTTCCAAACTTTGTAAGAATATCTTGGCCTGCCTCAAATCTCAAAGATTCTACAGATATCTTATTTTCCCAAATGATAGAAGCTTGTTTTGATAAATAGTCTAATATTTCAAGCTGTTCTTCTGTTATAGGTTTAAAATTATACCTGTTATCACATAAGATAAACCCAAAGATTTTATCATCAAATATAATAGGACTAAAAGCTATTTCTCCAACTATATTTAATTTTTTGGAAGCTAAATGTTCTACAAGGCTTCCGGGTATTTTTATTGCCTTGTTGCCTTCTATTGCTTCGTTCATAAATTCGTTGTTCAAAATCTCATCTTCATCTAAAGTCACATCTACTATATCCCTTTCAAAATCTGAAAAGAAGTTTGGATCGTAATTTTCCAAAGTAGTTGAAATGTCTACCCTCAAGTCTGTAAAAGATTTCCAGGACTTTTTGGCGCTTTCAATATCTTTATCCCCTATTGCTCTAAGAACTTTGAACTTATCTCCCACCTTTTTAAAAAGTATCGCTCTATTAAAAGCCCCGCCAAAACCCGCTGTTATACCAGTCAAGATTGAAAATATTAATTTGTCTATTGTGGTTTCGATTTTCGTCGATTCTTCTACAATCATGTTGATATTGTTCAAAATGTGTGCTAATTTACTACCTCTTAAAAGGCACATTGTGATAACAGAGGCTACGATATCTGAAGATTTTTTTATAATATACGATATTGACTCATTAATTTCTTTAACCAACACATCATATGGTATTTCTACTGTTTTCTCATCTGAATAGAAGTATATTCTCTGTTCGTATTCATTGCCAATCTCAACAACTTTTTTCAAGTTAAAAGAGTTAAAAGCTTGATTAGCCCTTATCATTTGGTAAACAGTTTCTGGTACTTTTTCTGGATCTTCATGTAAGTAAATATCCATTCCAAAAGAACTATAAAAATTCTTATCCAAGCTATTTAATAAATACATTAATCCTGGATCTATGTACGCTGCAATTATTCTATGTTTATATTTTTCATAATTAAAATTCATATTATCTCCCTCTAGAAAAAAACTTCGGATACAATACTAATTATACCCGAAGTTTTTTAAAAATAAAAATATGATCACATTTCAGTTATTTGAATCCATGTTTTTATTATAGATTTTAATATTTCGTCTGGTGTAAAAAGTTCACCGTTTGTCTTAGTCAAGGATTCTATGTGTTTATTTTGTTTGTTCAATTTAGACATTTCATGTACGTATTGCCCTAAATTCAATTCAGGAACAATTACCGCTGTTGAATTTCTAAAAATCCTTTTTATTCTTGATGTCGGTACTGGCCACATTGTTATTGGTTTAAACAATCCAACAGGAATTTTATCAGCTCTAGCTTTTTTAACAGCCCTTAGAGCGCTTCTTGCTGTGGAACCATAAGCAACAACAACTATCTCAGCATCATGAAGCATGTATTCATCGTAAATTGAAATTTCTTCAGTGTATAATCTGATTTTTGAATCCAAATGATCTATCATCTTTTGTGACATGTTTGGATTTCTAACTGGAAATCCCGTTTCGTCATGAACTAATCCTGATACATGGAATCTTGTTTTACCCATTTCTGCTAAAGGATTAATCGCTGCAGAATCTTCTACATCAAAAGGATGGAATAGCTCTTCATCTTCAATGTCTTTTTCTTTAATTCTTTCAATATTTTCAGGATATTCGTCTTCATAATCAAGATAAAAACTTTCTCTCATATGTCCTAAAGTTTCATCCATCAATAACACAACTGGCGTTCTATACTTTTCAGCATAGTTAAATGCAGTTATAGTATGTTTATAAACTTCTTCAACCGTAGATGGATAAATTACTATAATTTGATGGTCTCCATGAGTTCCCCATCTAACTTGCATGATATCGCCTTGTGCAGGCTTTGTAGGCATTCCCGTGCTTGGCCCCCCTCTCATAACATCCACAAAAACACAAGGAGTTTCTGTCATTATTCCGTAACCAAGAGCCTCTTGCATTAATGAAAACCCTGGTCCACTAGTTGCAGTCATAGATTTTTTACCTGCTAAAGAAGCTCCAATTATAGCTGCTGCACTGGCTATTTCATCTTCCATCTGTATAAATGTCCCTCCAACTTTTGGAAGTTCTCTGGCCATTGTTTCTGCAACTTCAGTGGATGGAGTAATAGGATATCCTGCAAAAAACCTACATCCAGCTGTTATAGCTGCTTTTGCTGCGGCTTCATTACCTTGCATGAAATACATTTTCCCCATTTAAAACACCACCCTACTCATTATTATCTTTTTCTTGTTTTTCTACAACATTTATTGCAAAATCAGGACATATTCTTTCACATTGCATACATCCTATACATTTATCTTGATCTGGAATCTCAGGCCTTCCATAATCTCCCCCAATAATAGTTTGCGCAGGACAAACCCAATAACAAAGGCCACATTTTTTACAATATCCCCTGTTTATTTCTACAATATAACTTTTTTTGGTTGGCATTACTACACCTCCAATAAATTATGCTATTAAATTTATGAAAACGCCTGCTGCTACTGCAGAACCAATTACTCCAGCAACATTAGGACCCATTGCATGCATTAAAATAAAATTATTTGGGTCATCCTCTTGAGCAATAGTTTGTGCAACTCTTGCTGAATCTGGAACCGCTGAAACACCAGCTGCTCCAATCAAAGGATTGATTTTTTCCTTTGAAAAACGGTTCATAAGTTTTGCAAAAAATATACCTGATGACATTGCTATTATGAAAGCTATAGCCCCCAAAGCTAAAATTTTTAAGGTATCAACCGTTAAGAAAATTTCCGCTGTAGCAGAAGCACCTACAGATACCATAAGTAAAATTGTTACAGTGTCTGATATAAACCTTGAAGCCGCTTCAGCTAATCTTGCTGTAACTCCAGATTCTTTTAAAAGGTTCCCAAGCATTAACATACCAACTAAAGGTAATGCTTGAGGGACAAATAGAGCAACTATTAAAGTTGTTAAAACTGGGAATATTACCTTTTCCTTTTTACTAACTGTCCTCAATTTTTTCATTTTAATTTTTCTTTCTTCTTTGGTAGTCAATAACCTTGAAACAGGAGGTTGTAAAATCGGAATTAATGAAATATAAGAATATGCTGCTACTGCTATAACTGATAATATTTGCGGAGCAAACTTGGTTGCAATGTAAATTGAGGTTGGACCATCAGCACCACCTATAATAGCTGTTGCAGCAGCTTCAAATAAATCAAAGCCCATAAAAGTTGTAGCTGATATGAAAGTTATAAATATACCGACTTGAGCAGCGGCTCCTAAAATTATTAATTTAGGATTAGCTATCAAATATGAAAAGTCAGTTAAAGCACCAATCCCTAAGAAAACTAAAGGTGGATATATACCCAAATCCATACCTTGTTTAATGTACCACAAAAGTCCTCCCACTTGCCCATCTGTTGGTGGATTAAGTAACCCTGTTGCTTCTGGGGGAATGTTCGCCATTATCATTCCAAAACCCAGAGGTATTAATAAAAGAGGTTCAGCATGTTTTGCAATTGCTACCCATATTATTAACCCACCTAAGCCAATCATAAAAGCACCCTGCCATGTTAAAAATGCAAATCCACTATTAGAAAAAAAAGAAAAAATAGCTGATAACTCCATATTTTACCTCCTGATAAATACATATCATATTTTTTATACTGATACTATTATAAAAGTATATGAAAAATTTTTCAACCTCAGTTTCAACCATTTTTCATGCTTCAGTAGCATTTAATAATAAAAAAGTGGGGATAAATTCCCCACCTTTATGTATTTAACAAATTACTTATTTACTTTTTTTCCTCTTTTAAATTCAACAGCTGATTGTGCAGCAGCTAATCTTGCTACAGGAACTCTGTATGGAGAACAACTTACGTAGTCTAAACCTACTAAGTGACAGAATTCTATTGATTCAGGGTCTCCACCATGTTCACCACAAACACCCAATTTTATTCGTGGGTTAGAGCCTCTACCTAAATCTACAGCTGTTTTAACTAATTTACCTACACCGTTTCTATCGATGTGTTGAAAAGGATCTGACTCATAAATTC harbors:
- a CDS encoding sodium ion-translocating decarboxylase subunit beta — protein: MELSAIFSFFSNSGFAFLTWQGAFMIGLGGLIIWVAIAKHAEPLLLIPLGFGMIMANIPPEATGLLNPPTDGQVGGLLWYIKQGMDLGIYPPLVFLGIGALTDFSYLIANPKLIILGAAAQVGIFITFISATTFMGFDLFEAAATAIIGGADGPTSIYIATKFAPQILSVIAVAAYSYISLIPILQPPVSRLLTTKEERKIKMKKLRTVSKKEKVIFPVLTTLIVALFVPQALPLVGMLMLGNLLKESGVTARLAEAASRFISDTVTILLMVSVGASATAEIFLTVDTLKILALGAIAFIIAMSSGIFFAKLMNRFSKEKINPLIGAAGVSAVPDSARVAQTIAQEDDPNNFILMHAMGPNVAGVIGSAVAAGVFINLIA
- a CDS encoding stage V sporulation protein S, whose product is MEILKVSHSSAPNKVAGAIAGVLSKTDEVEIQAIGAGAVNQAVKAIAIARRFIENEQKEIYVIPGFVEVEVGEETRTGIKFKVAVKQVEEPRE
- a CDS encoding GGDEF domain-containing protein, which produces MNFNYEKYKHRIIAAYIDPGLMYLLNSLDKNFYSSFGMDIYLHEDPEKVPETVYQMIRANQAFNSFNLKKVVEIGNEYEQRIYFYSDEKTVEIPYDVLVKEINESISYIIKKSSDIVASVITMCLLRGSKLAHILNNINMIVEESTKIETTIDKLIFSILTGITAGFGGAFNRAILFKKVGDKFKVLRAIGDKDIESAKKSWKSFTDLRVDISTTLENYDPNFFSDFERDIVDVTLDEDEILNNEFMNEAIEGNKAIKIPGSLVEHLASKKLNIVGEIAFSPIIFDDKIFGFILCDNRYNFKPITEEQLEILDYLSKQASIIWENKISVESLRFEAGQDILTKFGNRNSFEKYLDKITLSNEENIGIIMIDIDDFKKINDKFGHDYGDKILMEFSEIVFKHIRRSDHIFRYGGDEFVLFLNDVNEEIMYDIIKAIQMDFNGSTEASFSAGAVYKTNENIYNCVKRADEFLYDSKRKGKNNITLL
- a CDS encoding 2-oxoacid:acceptor oxidoreductase subunit alpha; its protein translation is MGKMYFMQGNEAAAKAAITAGCRFFAGYPITPSTEVAETMARELPKVGGTFIQMEDEIASAAAIIGASLAGKKSMTATSGPGFSLMQEALGYGIMTETPCVFVDVMRGGPSTGMPTKPAQGDIMQVRWGTHGDHQIIVIYPSTVEEVYKHTITAFNYAEKYRTPVVLLMDETLGHMRESFYLDYEDEYPENIERIKEKDIEDEELFHPFDVEDSAAINPLAEMGKTRFHVSGLVHDETGFPVRNPNMSQKMIDHLDSKIRLYTEEISIYDEYMLHDAEIVVVAYGSTARSALRAVKKARADKIPVGLFKPITMWPVPTSRIKRIFRNSTAVIVPELNLGQYVHEMSKLNKQNKHIESLTKTNGELFTPDEILKSIIKTWIQITEM
- a CDS encoding 4Fe-4S dicluster domain-containing protein; this encodes MPTKKSYIVEINRGYCKKCGLCYWVCPAQTIIGGDYGRPEIPDQDKCIGCMQCERICPDFAINVVEKQEKDNNE